The Bacillus rossius redtenbacheri isolate Brsri chromosome 5, Brsri_v3, whole genome shotgun sequence region TCCGCCAAGCAATAACCTTGAGGCCATgatgttatgctcttgtaacgaATAAAGTGAAGAGCAAGAAAATTGACagtaattgaaaatttttatttgccaTCTTTGTTACAATTGTGGTAATCATTATTGTactttattgtttacttttatggTTAAAAGTAAATTTTCCCTAAACTACCACAGCGCTGCAGCAAAATTGTTTATTCAGCAAACTACACGCTACCTCACATTAAAGATAATTTACTTTTATACACTTCACTAACTATTTCACACTTATACATACTTTCTTACACTTTAAATGACTCTCGGataattctataaattttttaaaatctattacttttaaattattttaaaacttatttaaaacttCAATGAATTGTTTATACATTTCcatatatttcataatatttcaAGCTTTTTCGTTCTTTttcatactttccgagttttCTATACTTTTCCACACACATACACCCTTTTGCACTCTTCCGTCcacttttttgaattttttcaagaCGTCGCACACTTTTGTACAATTACacatattttttcatattttttcatGCTTCTACATACTTCCAACAGCCAGCGCTTCCTCCGACTAGGGCAACCAACTCCTGGATGACCAAATACGCGGCGCGCGGTGACTGGCGGTCTCCCCGGAGCTACAAACTCCGAGCTGACGATGCGAATACACGCATCGTAACGGCAAGAGAATGCCTTATAACAAGTTATATATTGGTTTCCCTTACAAGTTTATCGTTAACTAATATCGATTTCTTTTAATactgtgcaaataaaaattatttcttatatatatgtGAAATGataaagatattttataaaaattataatatataaaattaagtaaatatgtaataattaccGAAAATTTTTAACATCATGAAATGAAGTGACcgcaaaagaagaatataatataaaattttaaatgtcacgAACTACAAAAAACTTATCTGTCAAAAAACATTTCGGGCATACAAAAACACCCATTTATAtatcgtctgtcatttgtaagaaggggccaaactacaaaacataaacttttcaggagagcagaaaaacaaaatgagcacactgtaatgcatcactgtattttaattatttatggttagCCCCTGTCATATCTTAAAAACTATTAGAGATACAGTTATCCCCTTCTTACAGACCATGAAggatgaaagaaaacatgtatttctgcagttaactcattttcaacaaaaatgtaagatggccccttcttacaaatgacagacgatatacatatatatataacaaaagaaaaaaaacggatttttaaaaaaattatgaaaaaaaatatataaatacataaatacaaaatttttcgAAAACGCACGagtacaaaactaaaaatatcatcaaaaatttCCAGTCACGCAAACATGGATTTccaaaacgaattttttttttttcacttttcttgTTTAGAGTTAAACTATCTGATTTATAAGCCtttatttaagtatatataaGCACAATTACTCGTACGGTACCacctaaattttataaataattgctTGTCCCAATTATGTAGCGATATATCTAAATGTTTCACTATTGTTACACAACAATGTTCTATTTTATACATATCTTAAtagagtaggctaatatttgtgctaaATGATACGCTTAATTCCAATaaatacatatctctttggcgttacggAGACAGTGAGTGAGTGACTATATTTAGGAATAGGAGAACGTGTTGGTGGGTTTGCTTGTGGCCTGCAGACAGTGAGGGCCTGCAGCTGTTCGCGTTCCACGGCTCGGTGAACAAGCCCATGAAGGGACTGGAGGCCGGCGACATGTCCCGAGACGTGCTGGTGCCTTCCCGCGGCCGCTGGGTGTTCGAGGAGCCGCAAGTGCAACTGCTGCCCGGGGACGTGCTATACTACTGGCTCTACGTCCAGAGATACGGCCTGGGCTACAGGAAGGACTCCAGCTACTGGATAGTGGACGGTATGTACCGCTGCTGCCCGGGGACGTGCTCTACTACTGGCTCTACGTCCAGAGATACGGCCTGGGCTACAGGAAGGACTCCAGCTACTGGATAGTGGACGGTAGGTACCGCTGCTGCCCGGGGACGTGCTCTACTACTGGCTCTACGTCCAGAGATACGGCCTGGGCTACAGGAAGGACGCCAGCTACTGGATAGTGGACGGTAGGTACCGCTGCTGCCCGGGGACGTGCTCTACTACTGGCTCTACGTCCAGAGATACGGCCTGGGCTACAGGAAGGACTCCAGCTACTGGATAGTGGACGGTAGGTACCGCTGCTGCCCGGGGACGTGCTCTACTACTGGCTCTACGTCCAGAGATACGGCCTGGGCTACAGGAAGGACTCCAGCTACTGGATAGTGGACGGTAGGTACCGCTGCTGCCCGGGGACGTGCTCTACTACTGGCTCTACGTCCAGAGATACGGCCTGGGCTACAGGAAGGACTCCAGCTACTGGATAGTGGACGGTAGGTACCGCTGCTGCCCGGGGACGTGCTCTACTACTGGCTCTACGTCCAGAGATACGGCCTGGGCTACAGGAAGGACTCCAGCTACTGGATAGTGGACGGTAGGTACCGCTGCTGCCCGGGGACGTGCTCTACTACTGGCTCTACGTCCAGAGATACGGCCTGGGCTACAGGAAGGACTCCAGCTACTGGATAGTGGACGGTAGGTACCGCTGCTGCCAGGGGACCTACTCTACTACTGGCTCTACGTCCAGAGATACGGCCTGGGCTACAGGAAGGACTCCAGCTACTGGATAGTGGACGGTAGGTACCGCTGCTGCCCGGGGACGTGCTCTACTACTGGCTCTACGTCCAGAGATACGGCCTGGGCTACAGGAAGGACGCCAGCTACTGGATAGTGGACGGTAGGTACCCCTGCTGCCCCGGGACGTGCTCTACTACTGGCTCTATGTCCAGAGATACGGCCTGGGCTACAGGAAGGACGCCAGCTACTGGATAGTGGACGGTAGGTACCGCTGCTGCCCGGGGACGTGCTCTACTACTGGTTCTACGTCCAGAGATACGGCCTGGGCTACAGGAAGGACGCCAGCTACTGGATAGTGGACGGTAGGTACCGCTGCTGCCCGGGGACGTGCTCTACTACTGGCTCTACGTCCAGAGATACGGCCTGGGCTACAGGAAGGACGCCAGCTACTGGATAGTGGACGGTAGGTACCGATGCTGCCCGGGGACGTGCTCTACTACTGGCTCTACGTCCAGAGATACGGCCTGGGCTACAGGAAGGACGCCAGCTACTGGATAGTGGACGGTAGGTACCCCTGCTGCCCCGGGACGTGCTCTACTACTGGCTCTATGTCCAGAGATACGGCCTGGGCTACAGGAAGGACGCCAGCTACTGGATAGTGGACGGTAGGTACCGCTGCTGCCCGGGGACGTGCTCTACTACTGGCTCTACGTCCAGAGATACGGCCTGGGCTACAGGAAGGACGCCAGCTACTGGATAGTGGACGGTAGGTACCGCTGCTGCCCGGGGACGTGCTCTACTACTGGCTCTATGTCCAGAGATACGGCCTGGGCTACAGGAAGGACGCCAGCTACTGGATAGTGGACGGTAGGTACCGCTGCTGCCCGGGGACGTGCTCTACTACTGGTTCTACGTCCAGAGATACGGCCTGGGCTACAGGAAGGACGCCAGCTACTGGATAGTGGACGGTAGGTACCGCTGCTGCCCGGGGACGTGCTCTACTACTGGCTCTACGTCCAGAGATACGGCCTGGGCTACAGGAAGGACGCCAGCTACTGGATAGTGGACGGTAGGTACCGATGCTGCCCGGGGACGTGCTCTACTACTGGCTCTACGTCCAGAGATACGGCCTGGGCTACAGGAAGGACGCCAGCTACTGGATAGTGGACGGTAGGTACCCCTGCTGCCCCGGGACGTGCTCTACTACTGGCTCTATGTCCAGAGATACGGCCTGGGCTACAGGAAGGACGCCAGCTACTGGATAGTGGACGGTAGGTACCGCTGCTGCCCGGGGACGTGCTCTACTACTGGCTCTACGTCCAGAGATACGGCCTGGGCTACAGGAAGGACGCCAGCTACTGGATAGTGGACGGTAGGTACCGCTGCTGCCCGGGGACGTGCTCTACTACTGGCTCTACGTCCAGAGATACGGCCTGGGCTACAGGAAGGACGCCAGCTACTGGATAGTGGACGGTAGGTACCGCTGCTGCCCGGGGACGTGCTCTACTACTGGCTCTACGTCCAGAGATACGGCCTGGGCTACAGGAAGGACGCCAGCTACTGGATAGTGGACGGTAGGTACCGCTGCTGCCCGGGGACGTGCTCTACTACTGGCTCTACGTCCAGAGATACGGCCTGGGCTAC contains the following coding sequences:
- the LOC134532257 gene encoding beta-1,3-glucan-binding protein-like, which translates into the protein MLLPSSLLLLLLASLLLRAARCATPPYVVPEPLLQAFSPAGLQVSIPDSEGLQLFAFHGSVNKPMKGLEAGDMSRDVLVPSRGRWVFEEPQVQLLPGDVLYYWLYVQRYGLGYRKDSSYWIVDGDLLYYWLYVQRYGLGYRKDSSYWIVDGRYRCCPGTCSTTGSTSRDTRYGLGYRKDASYWIVDGRYRCCPGTCSTTGSTSRDTAWATGRTPATG